A region of Methanocorpusculum labreanum Z DNA encodes the following proteins:
- a CDS encoding SLC13 family permease — MKKGYGLILGLAAFLILLFAPIDPAVLPVEARLAAAVTVMMAIFWITQPIPIEATALIPLVAFPLLGILTPTEAAVPYADKVIFLFLGGFIIAMSMQRWGLHKRIALKIINITGTSPRRLILGFMIATAFLSMWMSNTATAMMMIPIAIAIVATVLPTKVFSEMEPPHKAFAGCLVLAVAYAAGVGGIGTLIGTPANGILSAQMALIFPESTPIDFFTWMEFGVPFVIVMILIIWLWLTRVAYKKMPNVLTNAKEALDKEVKELGPMSRGEKNTLFVFILTAFCWIFAKSKDFGAFTLPGLDVLIPSINDSTIAIFGALLLFFLPISWKKQEYTMNWQWAVRIPWGILLLFGGGMCLSAAFIKSGLAQTIVGYLEVLNGVPVLLIVLAIAILVTFLTELTSNTAIASVMMPILAVTAISLSMNPLVLMMTAAVCSSLAFMLPVATPPNAIAFGTEYVEMKDMVTAGWFLNLIGIAVFTIFVFTIVLWAFGITLDLPSWALASTVNI; from the coding sequence ATGAAAAAAGGTTATGGGTTAATACTGGGTTTGGCAGCATTTCTTATTCTGTTGTTTGCCCCAATTGATCCTGCCGTTCTACCGGTTGAAGCGCGCCTCGCAGCCGCCGTAACCGTTATGATGGCCATTTTTTGGATTACCCAGCCGATTCCAATTGAGGCAACGGCCCTCATACCATTGGTTGCATTTCCTCTTCTGGGAATTCTCACCCCGACCGAAGCGGCGGTCCCATATGCGGATAAGGTTATTTTCCTCTTCCTCGGCGGTTTTATTATTGCCATGTCGATGCAGAGATGGGGACTCCATAAAAGGATTGCATTAAAAATAATCAATATCACGGGAACAAGTCCAAGGCGCCTCATCCTCGGATTTATGATCGCGACGGCATTTCTTTCGATGTGGATGTCGAATACCGCCACCGCGATGATGATGATTCCAATCGCGATCGCGATTGTCGCAACGGTCCTCCCGACAAAAGTATTTTCCGAGATGGAGCCACCCCATAAAGCATTTGCCGGCTGCCTTGTTCTCGCCGTCGCCTATGCAGCCGGAGTTGGAGGCATTGGAACTCTGATCGGAACCCCGGCAAACGGCATTCTAAGCGCACAGATGGCGCTCATTTTCCCGGAGAGCACGCCGATCGACTTCTTTACCTGGATGGAGTTTGGTGTTCCGTTCGTTATCGTAATGATCCTGATCATCTGGCTCTGGCTCACCAGAGTCGCCTATAAGAAGATGCCAAATGTGCTCACCAATGCAAAAGAGGCTTTGGATAAAGAGGTCAAAGAGTTGGGGCCGATGTCCCGCGGTGAGAAAAATACCCTCTTCGTATTTATCCTGACGGCATTCTGCTGGATCTTTGCAAAAAGCAAAGATTTCGGGGCCTTCACTCTCCCAGGTCTCGATGTCCTTATTCCGAGTATCAATGACTCAACGATTGCCATTTTCGGCGCCCTTCTGCTGTTCTTCCTCCCGATAAGTTGGAAAAAACAGGAGTACACGATGAACTGGCAGTGGGCAGTTCGTATTCCCTGGGGCATTCTTCTTCTCTTCGGCGGAGGTATGTGTCTTTCAGCTGCATTCATCAAAAGCGGTCTGGCCCAGACGATTGTTGGATATCTGGAAGTATTAAACGGAGTTCCGGTTCTTCTCATTGTCCTTGCAATAGCAATTTTAGTGACGTTCCTAACAGAACTCACCTCAAACACGGCCATTGCTTCGGTTATGATGCCTATTCTTGCAGTTACGGCGATTTCTCTCTCTATGAACCCGCTGGTTCTTATGATGACCGCGGCGGTCTGTTCATCTCTTGCATTCATGCTTCCGGTAGCAACCCCGCCGAATGCGATCGCCTTTGGTACGGAATATGTGGAGATGAAAGACATGGTCACAGCCGGATGGTTCCTCAATCTGATAGGTATTGCGGTATTCACCATCTTCGTCTTCACGATTGTTTTGTGGGCATTCGGCATCACGCTCGATCTCCCGTCATGGGCACTTGCGTCAACCGTAAATATCTAA
- a CDS encoding transcription initiation factor IIB has product METEIEKLKQLRADREKMKQRQETTLVTREKEKQGGNDATATVCPECGSKQLVHDYERAELVCQHCGLVLDDDFIDRGPEWRAFDHDQRMKRSRVGAPMTFTIHDKGLSTMIDWRNRDSYGRAISSKNRAQLYRLRKWQRRIRVSNATERNLAFALSELDRMASALGLPRNVRETAAVVYRDAVDKNLIRGRSIEGVAAAALYAACRQCNVPRTLDEIAEVSRVSRKEIGRTYRFISRELGLKLLPTSPGDYVPRFCSGLGLKGEVQSRAMEILKQAGERELTSGRGPTGVAAAAIYISSILSGERRTQREVADVAGVTEVTIRNRYKELAEQLDIEIIL; this is encoded by the coding sequence ATGGAAACTGAAATTGAAAAACTGAAACAGCTACGAGCAGATAGAGAAAAAATGAAACAGCGTCAGGAAACGACGCTTGTTACGAGGGAAAAGGAGAAGCAGGGTGGAAACGATGCGACGGCGACGGTCTGTCCGGAGTGCGGGAGCAAGCAGCTCGTTCATGATTATGAGCGTGCAGAGCTTGTCTGTCAGCACTGCGGTCTTGTTTTAGATGACGATTTCATTGACCGCGGGCCGGAATGGCGTGCATTTGATCATGATCAGCGGATGAAGAGATCGCGTGTCGGCGCACCAATGACCTTTACGATCCATGATAAAGGTCTTTCCACCATGATCGACTGGAGAAACCGTGATAGTTACGGGCGTGCGATCTCGTCGAAGAATCGGGCTCAGTTATATCGTCTGAGAAAATGGCAGCGTCGTATCAGAGTTTCCAATGCGACAGAGCGTAACCTGGCATTCGCACTTTCTGAACTTGATCGAATGGCCTCCGCTCTTGGTCTTCCGCGAAATGTTCGCGAGACCGCAGCAGTCGTTTACCGTGACGCCGTCGATAAGAATCTGATTCGCGGAAGAAGTATTGAGGGCGTTGCAGCCGCTGCGTTGTATGCTGCCTGCCGTCAGTGTAATGTTCCAAGAACGCTCGACGAGATCGCTGAAGTGTCCCGTGTTTCCAGAAAAGAGATCGGCAGGACTTACCGGTTCATCTCCCGTGAACTTGGATTGAAACTTCTCCCGACTTCCCCTGGCGACTATGTTCCAAGGTTCTGCTCAGGTCTCGGTCTGAAAGGTGAGGTCCAGTCTCGTGCAATGGAGATTTTAAAACAGGCTGGCGAGCGTGAACTTACGAGCGGACGGGGTCCGACCGGCGTTGCAGCCGCTGCGATCTACATCTCCTCGATTCTTTCAGGAGAACGCAGGACCCAGCGCGAAGTTGCCGATGTGGCCGGCGTAACGGAAGTTACGATCCGTAACAGATACAAGGAACTGGCTGAACAACTGGATATCGAGATTATCTTATAA
- a CDS encoding histidinol phosphate phosphatase domain-containing protein codes for MYDFHCHTTMSDGELIPTELIRRMAVAGYTEMAIADHADFSNVELLIQSQEKVKRSAALYGVRLFTGVEITHVPPAEIADLAKYARSLGAEVVIVHGETITEPVAPGTNLAAVTCPDVDILAHPGMISEEEALLAAKNGVFLEITSRNGHNKANGHVLASARRAGAGVVVQSDIHGPDDIINEKMRGLVARGAGMSEDEAEMVLSLTSAEILSL; via the coding sequence ATGTACGATTTCCACTGTCATACAACGATGAGCGACGGCGAACTGATCCCGACCGAACTGATCCGCCGGATGGCAGTTGCCGGATATACGGAGATGGCGATTGCCGATCATGCGGATTTCTCCAATGTGGAATTGCTTATACAGTCTCAGGAAAAAGTAAAGCGGTCTGCAGCATTGTATGGAGTAAGGCTTTTTACCGGTGTCGAGATCACGCACGTACCTCCGGCCGAGATCGCCGACCTTGCGAAGTATGCCAGATCTCTCGGTGCGGAAGTTGTGATCGTCCACGGTGAAACGATCACGGAGCCGGTTGCTCCCGGGACAAATCTGGCGGCAGTGACCTGTCCCGATGTGGATATTCTGGCTCACCCTGGAATGATCTCCGAGGAAGAGGCTTTGCTTGCAGCAAAGAACGGTGTGTTTCTGGAGATCACGTCAAGGAACGGGCACAATAAGGCAAATGGCCACGTTCTTGCGTCTGCGCGCCGCGCGGGAGCCGGTGTTGTGGTTCAGTCGGACATTCACGGCCCGGATGATATAATTAACGAAAAAATGCGCGGTCTGGTCGCTCGAGGGGCAGGTATGAGCGAAGACGAGGCAGAAATGGTTCTTTCCCTCACTTCCGCAGAGATTCTTTCTCTCTAA
- a CDS encoding signal recognition particle subunit SRP19/SEC65 family protein, whose protein sequence is MAIRFLYPCYFDASLTRSEGRRVAMSLAVSAPNMAMISRAAKVCGVSVLDEERDAHHPAQWYKAGGRIRVEYAGSKEDLLRSVAGKLGGK, encoded by the coding sequence ATGGCAATTCGTTTTCTTTACCCGTGCTATTTTGATGCCTCTCTAACCAGAAGCGAGGGAAGGCGTGTAGCAATGAGTCTGGCTGTTTCCGCTCCGAATATGGCTATGATCTCCCGCGCTGCAAAAGTATGCGGAGTCTCTGTTCTCGATGAGGAACGCGATGCCCATCATCCGGCGCAGTGGTATAAGGCCGGCGGACGTATTCGCGTGGAGTATGCCGGATCCAAAGAAGATCTTCTGAGAAGCGTCGCCGGAAAACTCGGCGGGAAGTAA
- the hypB gene encoding hydrogenase nickel incorporation protein HypB, with protein MHHVDVHMEAEIYGANNRLAEHNAEHFKAHNVRAFDLLGAIGSGKTSLIEKIVPELKSRGKVSAAIAGDVYGDDDFQRIIKTGIIAFNANTGKECHLDAHLVHHALDHMDLDNVDIVFIENVGNMVCPTDFKLGAEKRIVVISTTEGDDVVNKHPMMFRDCQIAIINKVDLAEAVGCNVERMIQDIKRYNPEMLIIKTNLKKGEGVKEIADALLA; from the coding sequence ATGCATCACGTGGATGTTCACATGGAAGCCGAAATATACGGCGCAAACAACCGTCTGGCAGAGCACAATGCGGAGCACTTCAAAGCCCACAACGTTCGGGCATTCGATCTTCTCGGGGCGATCGGATCAGGAAAGACCTCATTAATCGAAAAGATCGTGCCTGAACTCAAATCAAGAGGCAAAGTCTCGGCAGCAATTGCCGGAGATGTTTACGGCGATGATGATTTCCAGCGGATCATCAAAACCGGAATAATCGCATTCAACGCAAACACCGGCAAGGAATGCCATCTGGATGCCCACCTTGTCCATCACGCCCTCGACCACATGGATCTTGACAATGTCGATATCGTCTTCATCGAAAATGTTGGAAACATGGTCTGCCCGACCGACTTCAAACTCGGCGCGGAGAAACGAATCGTCGTCATCTCGACCACCGAAGGAGACGATGTGGTTAACAAACACCCGATGATGTTCCGGGACTGTCAGATCGCCATCATAAACAAAGTCGATTTAGCAGAGGCGGTCGGCTGCAATGTCGAGAGAATGATTCAGGATATCAAACGCTACAATCCGGAGATGCTCATCATCAAGACCAACCTGAAGAAAGGAGAAGGGGTCAAAGAGATTGCCGACGCCCTCCTTGCCTAA
- a CDS encoding 30S ribosomal protein S8e translates to MLWQGKSVRKATGGRYHASRGKKRFEIGRSPADTIIGTTRVKTIRVTGGNTKVRALRCEFANVSDKKTGKVQKVKINSVAENAANPNYVRRNLMTKGAIITTELGKAQIVSRPGQDGVINAVLIE, encoded by the coding sequence ATGCTTTGGCAAGGTAAATCAGTAAGAAAGGCGACCGGCGGTCGCTATCACGCATCCCGCGGAAAGAAACGGTTCGAGATCGGAAGATCCCCGGCAGATACCATCATTGGGACCACCCGTGTAAAGACCATCCGCGTAACCGGTGGAAACACCAAAGTCCGCGCACTCCGCTGCGAGTTTGCAAACGTCAGCGACAAAAAGACCGGAAAAGTTCAGAAAGTCAAGATCAACTCTGTTGCAGAAAATGCAGCAAACCCGAACTATGTCCGTCGTAACCTCATGACCAAGGGAGCAATCATCACGACCGAACTTGGTAAAGCACAGATCGTCAGCCGCCCGGGTCAGGATGGCGTTATCAACGCAGTCCTGATCGAATAA
- a CDS encoding DUF2240 family protein, with protein MTERETAVAAPFRHRNADHLRQVDLIFYYTQDKKWMSLDKAKKLISIAEKTGLIKKENTGDYALRDDLREVKIPLGFRPTDEIFVIDESQTIDTLEKLLDNIAETARIEKKDIAGEMERIRKHFDNLIGPEAAVILLAKKYRVPYGPYKADLIKRIEE; from the coding sequence ATGACTGAACGCGAGACCGCAGTCGCCGCCCCTTTTCGACACAGAAATGCCGATCATCTCCGTCAGGTTGATCTGATCTTCTACTACACGCAGGATAAAAAATGGATGAGTCTGGACAAGGCAAAAAAACTGATTTCCATCGCGGAAAAAACCGGACTCATCAAAAAAGAAAACACTGGAGACTACGCGCTTCGTGACGACCTCCGCGAAGTGAAAATTCCGCTCGGGTTTCGCCCGACAGACGAGATATTCGTCATCGATGAAAGTCAGACGATCGATACCTTGGAAAAACTCCTAGACAACATCGCCGAAACGGCCAGGATCGAAAAGAAAGACATCGCCGGCGAGATGGAACGCATCCGAAAACATTTCGACAATCTGATTGGGCCAGAGGCGGCAGTCATACTCCTTGCAAAAAAATATCGCGTCCCCTACGGACCATACAAAGCCGACCTCATCAAAAGAATCGAAGAATAA
- a CDS encoding 30S ribosomal protein S6e, producing MVDFKVVLSDPKTGLSYKIDAAGAAAGALLGKKIGTEVDGAPFGMSGYKITITGGSDKTGTPARPDLPGNGRRGLLISDGFGFNATHNGERRRKSQRGNEIAADFVQVNAKITVYGEKPVTEIFAAAAE from the coding sequence ATGGTAGACTTTAAGGTCGTACTGTCAGACCCGAAAACCGGTCTTTCGTACAAAATAGATGCAGCGGGTGCAGCAGCAGGTGCTCTTCTTGGAAAGAAGATCGGCACAGAAGTTGACGGCGCTCCGTTCGGCATGAGCGGCTATAAGATCACAATCACCGGCGGATCCGACAAGACCGGAACTCCTGCACGCCCGGATCTTCCAGGTAACGGCAGAAGAGGTCTTCTGATCTCTGATGGATTCGGCTTCAATGCAACCCACAACGGTGAGAGAAGAAGAAAGAGCCAGCGCGGAAACGAGATCGCTGCCGACTTCGTTCAGGTTAATGCAAAAATTACCGTTTACGGTGAAAAACCGGTTACCGAGATTTTTGCTGCAGCAGCAGAATAA
- the infB gene encoding translation initiation factor IF-2: MEEHIRTPIVCVLGHVDHGKTSLLDRIRGSKVVAGEAGAITQHIGATLIPFDSIAKMSGDLGRLKTSVPGLLFIDTPGHHAFTTLRARGGALADIAILVVDVNEGFKQQTIEALQILRTCKTPFVIAATKLDKIPGWRPTPNASFQKAYKNQSERVQTECENRVYELVGKLSDMGFNSERFDRVSDFQRNLVIVPVSSMTGEGIGDLLMIMIGLAQRYLTEGLKTTTSGPGVGTVLEVKEEKGLGTTLDVILYDGIISVGDEIGIAGSDGALSTKVRALLQPRPMKEILIEDQFMRVKSVVAAAGVKISAPNLESIVAGSPIRVIRGDHDEVLAKINEEMQEINIKLSDVGVSVRADTIGALEALSNELDAKNIPIMRASVGPLSRRDLIDISVIKEDLFKVALCFNVPLLPDAEAMVRDEEVDVKIFSNRVIYKLLDDYLEWRDEMIRAKEAKQFETVVLPAKFSILPGCVFRMSGPAVVGVRVLGGTLRPKVSIATRDGKIVGEIKQIKLNKETIGEAKEGAEVAVSIDGVTIGRQIDVGETLYVAIPERHVKVLETEMLSHLNAGTVEALEEYTGIFRKTQPFWGK; the protein is encoded by the coding sequence ATGGAAGAACACATCAGAACTCCCATCGTCTGCGTTTTGGGGCACGTAGATCATGGAAAAACATCGCTCCTCGACCGTATTCGCGGGTCGAAAGTTGTTGCAGGCGAAGCAGGGGCGATTACCCAGCATATCGGCGCTACTCTCATTCCGTTTGATTCTATTGCAAAAATGAGCGGCGATCTGGGCAGGCTCAAAACCTCTGTTCCGGGACTGCTGTTTATCGACACGCCCGGTCATCATGCATTTACCACGCTTCGGGCCAGGGGAGGTGCTCTTGCCGATATCGCGATTTTGGTTGTGGATGTGAATGAAGGGTTCAAACAGCAGACGATCGAAGCGCTTCAGATCCTCCGGACCTGTAAAACGCCGTTTGTTATCGCAGCAACCAAACTCGACAAGATTCCCGGCTGGCGTCCGACACCGAACGCTTCGTTTCAGAAAGCTTACAAAAATCAGAGTGAACGTGTCCAGACGGAGTGCGAAAACAGGGTATATGAACTTGTCGGCAAGCTTTCGGATATGGGTTTCAACTCCGAGCGGTTTGACCGGGTGAGTGATTTCCAGCGCAATCTGGTGATCGTTCCGGTGAGCAGCATGACCGGTGAAGGTATCGGCGATCTTTTGATGATCATGATCGGACTTGCCCAGCGGTATCTCACCGAAGGACTCAAGACGACCACATCGGGCCCGGGTGTTGGAACTGTCCTTGAGGTCAAGGAAGAGAAAGGTCTTGGAACGACACTCGACGTTATCCTTTATGATGGGATCATCAGTGTGGGCGACGAGATCGGTATTGCCGGCAGTGATGGGGCACTGTCGACCAAAGTCCGCGCTCTTCTCCAGCCCCGGCCCATGAAAGAGATCTTAATCGAAGATCAGTTTATGCGGGTCAAATCCGTCGTGGCGGCGGCCGGTGTGAAAATTTCCGCGCCGAATCTGGAATCGATCGTTGCCGGCTCGCCGATCCGCGTGATACGCGGTGATCACGACGAGGTTCTGGCAAAGATCAACGAGGAGATGCAGGAGATCAACATAAAACTCTCCGATGTAGGGGTAAGCGTCCGTGCCGACACGATCGGTGCACTGGAGGCCCTTTCCAATGAACTGGATGCGAAAAACATCCCGATTATGCGTGCGAGCGTAGGTCCCTTGTCCCGCCGTGATCTGATCGATATCAGCGTGATAAAGGAGGATCTGTTCAAAGTTGCTCTCTGTTTCAACGTTCCTCTCCTTCCCGATGCCGAAGCGATGGTCCGGGACGAGGAGGTGGATGTGAAGATCTTTTCCAATCGGGTCATCTACAAACTCCTTGATGATTATCTGGAATGGCGCGATGAAATGATTCGGGCCAAAGAAGCGAAACAGTTCGAGACGGTCGTTCTTCCGGCGAAGTTTTCCATCCTCCCCGGTTGTGTTTTCAGGATGAGCGGTCCGGCGGTCGTCGGCGTGCGCGTTTTAGGGGGTACGCTTCGTCCGAAGGTCAGCATCGCGACCCGCGACGGAAAAATCGTCGGCGAGATCAAACAGATCAAGCTCAACAAAGAGACCATTGGCGAGGCAAAAGAGGGCGCAGAGGTCGCCGTTTCGATAGATGGGGTCACGATCGGCAGACAGATCGATGTCGGCGAAACACTTTATGTGGCGATTCCTGAGCGGCATGTGAAGGTTTTGGAGACGGAAATGCTCTCTCATTTAAATGCTGGCACCGTCGAAGCACTCGAAGAGTACACCGGCATCTTCCGGAAAACACAGCCTTTCTGGGGCAAGTAG
- a CDS encoding TspO/MBR family protein yields MNAKISSRTVYLMIGFAVLSLLAGFLGTIVTITGPDSWFALELIKPAWQPPNFLFAPVWTTLYILMGSAAGLVFAQGWEKKEVKIATVVFLIQLALNVLWSYMFFGWHLLLGSTIEIIVLWIMICVTMYLFYKVKPAAAYLLIPYILWVTFATVLTATIWMIN; encoded by the coding sequence ATGAATGCAAAAATCTCTTCCCGTACGGTATATCTGATGATTGGCTTTGCCGTACTCTCTCTTCTTGCCGGATTTTTGGGCACAATCGTTACGATCACCGGTCCTGATTCCTGGTTCGCTCTTGAACTGATCAAACCGGCCTGGCAGCCGCCGAACTTTCTGTTTGCTCCGGTGTGGACCACGCTCTATATCCTGATGGGTAGCGCCGCCGGTCTGGTTTTCGCACAGGGCTGGGAGAAAAAAGAGGTTAAGATCGCTACCGTCGTATTTTTGATCCAGCTCGCCCTCAATGTCCTGTGGTCGTATATGTTCTTCGGCTGGCACCTGCTTTTAGGATCGACGATCGAGATCATTGTGCTTTGGATAATGATCTGCGTAACGATGTATCTTTTCTACAAAGTCAAGCCAGCTGCCGCCTATCTGCTGATCCCGTATATCCTTTGGGTGACTTTTGCAACAGTGCTGACCGCCACCATCTGGATGATCAACTAG
- a CDS encoding winged helix-turn-helix transcriptional regulator, with protein MDECCTVNLTVRYLTKKWTLLIILELYKGDNYTRRFSELKASLPDITPKILSERLQELEAENIVSKKIDASIVPVKSEYTLTESGVELIGVIRDIKYWALKWKIDNIPCGSQECKLCKL; from the coding sequence ATGGATGAATGCTGCACCGTAAACCTGACCGTCCGGTATCTGACGAAAAAATGGACTCTGCTGATTATTCTGGAGTTGTATAAAGGGGATAATTATACGCGGAGATTCTCGGAACTGAAAGCGAGCCTCCCGGACATAACGCCGAAGATACTCTCGGAACGTCTGCAGGAACTGGAAGCGGAGAACATCGTTTCAAAAAAAATCGATGCATCAATCGTTCCGGTAAAGTCAGAATACACGCTTACCGAAAGCGGCGTTGAACTGATCGGGGTCATTCGGGATATTAAATACTGGGCACTGAAATGGAAGATCGACAACATTCCGTGCGGCAGTCAGGAGTGCAAACTCTGTAAACTCTAA
- the hcp gene encoding hydroxylamine reductase, protein MYCQQCQEAKSPACTSGGVCGKNAVIAAYQDAVLFTLSGLAYRLESADKNLEPCVLEALFSTLTNVGFDKNRFLGYLTCITSHKDALPTVPGEPEECAWTPKSEEEIVTSGLTGLDKIEDINTRSLYSLLLFGIKGLAAYYSHVVVLGKTDEKVLPFIRKALASRFKDLDIQERIGLVLECGEIGVKTLALLDSANQTYGIPEITSVSSKVGTNPGILVTGHDLKDLELLLKATENTGIDIYTHGEMLPAHAYPGLKKYPHLKGNYGSSWANQRTELPKFNGPVLFTTNCLVPPAASYEKFVFTTGAVGFPGCPHIEENPDGTKDFSALISLAKTCRAPEDLHTPALLTGCAHDAVVSLAPKVLELVNAGKIKRFIVMAGCDGRDKKREYYTEFAKALPKDTIILTAGCAKYRYNFLDLGDIEGIPRILDAGQCNDSYSLVVIALTLAEACKCGVNDLPISYNIAWYEQKAVLVLLALLHLDIKDIMLGPTLPNFVSPDVLDVLVKTFGIQASSSVEEDLIKLKCV, encoded by the coding sequence ATGTACTGTCAACAATGTCAGGAAGCAAAATCTCCCGCCTGCACATCAGGCGGAGTCTGTGGAAAAAACGCCGTGATCGCAGCATATCAGGACGCTGTACTCTTTACCCTGTCCGGACTTGCTTATCGGCTGGAATCGGCGGACAAAAATCTGGAACCCTGCGTTCTTGAAGCCCTGTTTTCAACGCTGACCAATGTCGGGTTTGATAAAAACCGGTTTCTCGGATACCTTACGTGTATCACATCTCACAAAGATGCGCTCCCAACAGTCCCGGGAGAGCCGGAAGAGTGTGCATGGACGCCAAAATCCGAAGAGGAGATCGTAACCTCCGGGCTTACGGGTCTTGACAAAATCGAGGACATCAATACCCGATCCCTTTACTCCCTCCTGCTTTTCGGCATCAAAGGGCTCGCTGCATACTATTCCCATGTGGTCGTTCTTGGAAAAACCGACGAGAAGGTTCTGCCGTTCATCAGAAAAGCACTCGCTTCCCGATTCAAGGACCTGGATATCCAGGAAAGGATCGGCCTTGTTCTGGAATGTGGAGAGATCGGTGTGAAAACCCTCGCTCTGCTGGATTCCGCAAACCAGACCTACGGCATCCCGGAGATCACCAGCGTGTCGAGCAAGGTCGGGACGAATCCGGGGATCCTCGTGACCGGTCATGACTTAAAAGATCTGGAGCTCCTCCTCAAAGCCACGGAAAATACCGGGATCGACATCTACACGCACGGAGAAATGCTGCCTGCGCATGCATATCCGGGACTGAAGAAGTATCCCCACCTGAAAGGCAATTATGGATCATCCTGGGCAAATCAGCGGACGGAACTCCCCAAATTCAACGGACCCGTCCTCTTTACGACAAACTGTCTCGTCCCGCCGGCAGCTTCCTATGAAAAGTTTGTGTTCACCACCGGAGCGGTCGGATTTCCGGGATGCCCCCACATTGAGGAGAATCCCGACGGAACCAAAGACTTTAGCGCCCTCATCAGCCTCGCAAAAACCTGCCGGGCTCCCGAAGATCTGCACACTCCCGCGCTTTTAACGGGATGCGCCCATGATGCAGTCGTTTCCCTTGCACCGAAAGTCCTTGAACTCGTGAATGCCGGAAAAATCAAAAGATTCATCGTGATGGCGGGCTGCGACGGACGTGACAAGAAACGCGAATATTATACCGAGTTCGCCAAAGCTCTGCCAAAAGATACGATCATCCTCACCGCAGGATGCGCCAAATACCGATACAATTTCCTGGACCTTGGCGACATCGAAGGAATCCCCCGCATTCTGGATGCCGGACAGTGTAATGATTCCTACAGTCTTGTCGTGATCGCGCTCACCTTGGCAGAAGCATGTAAATGCGGAGTCAATGATCTGCCGATCTCCTACAACATCGCCTGGTACGAACAAAAAGCAGTTTTGGTTTTACTGGCACTGCTGCACTTAGACATTAAAGACATCATGCTCGGGCCGACACTTCCCAACTTTGTTTCGCCGGATGTATTGGATGTCCTGGTGAAAACATTCGGGATCCAGGCAAGCTCCTCGGTCGAAGAGGATCTGATCAAACTGAAGTGTGTTTGA
- a CDS encoding peptidylprolyl isomerase encodes MTAQKVLLSTNHGDIVLELREDMPVTAGNFAKLVADGFYDGVIFHRIIDGFMIQGGDPTGTGRGGPGYKIPDEFMADNKNNKGTISMANAGPNTGGSQFFINLANNNYLDKAHPAFGKVIEGMEVVEKLGKVKTNYSDKPLEDVVIVKATLL; translated from the coding sequence ATGACAGCACAGAAAGTACTTCTTTCCACCAATCACGGGGATATCGTCCTCGAACTCCGTGAGGATATGCCGGTGACCGCCGGCAATTTTGCAAAGCTTGTTGCGGACGGATTCTATGACGGCGTCATCTTTCACCGAATCATTGACGGATTCATGATTCAGGGCGGCGACCCGACCGGTACCGGCCGCGGAGGACCGGGCTACAAGATCCCCGATGAGTTCATGGCCGACAACAAAAACAACAAAGGCACGATCTCTATGGCAAATGCCGGACCAAATACCGGCGGCAGTCAGTTTTTCATCAACCTTGCAAACAACAACTACCTCGACAAAGCCCACCCGGCGTTCGGGAAAGTCATTGAGGGTATGGAGGTCGTTGAAAAACTCGGCAAGGTCAAGACGAACTACTCTGACAAACCCTTAGAAGATGTTGTGATCGTAAAAGCAACTCTTCTCTAA